A genomic window from Sorex araneus isolate mSorAra2 chromosome 2, mSorAra2.pri, whole genome shotgun sequence includes:
- the CCL25 gene encoding C-C motif chemokine 25, with amino-acid sequence MDARLLVTLLLCFLAVWAPAVQPQGAFEDCCLAYHRHIPWSQLKLVTSYHCQQVSGSCNLPAVILFLPKKILCGHPRDKNVQRAIRLLERRRKKNQGSPTRKKLGLRFQPKVSRGNQGSCLLS; translated from the exons ATGGATGCACGGCTCCTCGTCACCCTGCTGCTTTGCTTCCTGGCCGTCTGGGCCCCTGCGGTGCAGCCTCAAG GGGCCTTTGAGGACTGCTGCCTGGCCTACCACCGCCACATACCCTGGTCCCAGTTAAAGCTTGTCACCAGCTACCACTGCCAGCAAGTCAGCGGCAGCTGCAACCTGCCCGCCGTGAT ATTATTTCTACCCAAGAAGATCCTGTGCGGCCACCCCCGGGACAAGAATGTGCAGAGAGCCATCAGGCTCTTGGAGCGCCGGCGTAAGAAAAACCAAG GTTCTCCGACCCGGAAAAAGCTGGGTCTCCGGTTTCAGCCTAAGGTTTCCCGAGGCAATCAAG GTTCCTGTCTGCTGTCCTGA